One region of Eretmochelys imbricata isolate rEreImb1 chromosome 2, rEreImb1.hap1, whole genome shotgun sequence genomic DNA includes:
- the GEM gene encoding GTP-binding protein GEM: MTLNHVTLRHSSSMLHTQQQRWSIPADGRHLAVHKDPHEYNVRKRYTMNPDDYYRRSWSSESSDSVISSESGNTYYRVVMIGEHGVGKSTLANIFAGVHDSMDSDCDVLGEDTYERTLMVDGESATIMLLDMWENKSEEEWIQDHCMQVGDAYLIVYSITDRASFEKASELRIQLRRARQTEDIPIILVGNKSDLVRCREVSVSEGRACAVVFDCKFIETSAAVQHNVKELFEGIVRQVRLRRDSKEKNERRLAYQKRRESIPKKARRFWGKIAAKNNKNMAFKLKSKSCHDLSVL; the protein is encoded by the exons ATGACTCTGAATCATGTCACCCTGCGTCACAGCAGCAGCATGCTGCACACACAGCAGCAGCGCTGGAGCATCCCTGCTGATGGAAGGCACCTGGCCGTCCACAAAGACCCCCACGAGTACAACGTGCGCAAGAGATACACTATGAACCCCGATGATTATTACCGAAGGAGTTGGTCGTCCGAGTCCTCCGATTCAGTCATTTCCTCCGAGTCCGGAAATACCTACTACCGGGTGGTCATGATTGGGGAGcatggagtgggaaaatctaccTTGGCCAATATCTTCGCAGGCGTGCACGACAGCATGGACAGTGACTGTGATGTGCTAGGAG AAGACACATATGAACGGACCTTGATGGTAGATGGTGAAAGTGCAACCATTATGCTGCTTGACATGTGGGAAAATAAG AGTGAAGAAGAATGGATCCAAGATCACTGCATGCAAGTAGGAGATGCATACTTGATTGTCTACTCCATCACAGACCGAGCGAGCTTTGAGAAAGCCTCTGAACTAAGAATACAGCTCCGCAGGGCACGCCAAACAGAAGATATTCCCATTATTTTAGTGGGCAACAAAAGCGATCTCGTCAGGTGCCGTGAAGTCTCTGTGTCAG AGGGCCGAGCGTGTGCTGTTGTGTTTGACTGTAAGTTCATCGAGACCTCCGCAGCTGTCCAGCACAACGTGAAGGAGCTGTTTGAAGGAATTGTGCGGCAAGTCCGGCTAAGACGAGACAGCAAGGAAAAGAACGAGAGGAGGCTGGCATatcagaagaggagagagagcatTCCTAAGAAAGCCAGGCGGTTCTGGGGCAAAATAGCTGCCAAGAACAACAAGAATATGGCCTTCAAACTTAAGTCTAAGTCTTGCCACGACCTATCAGTACTTTAA